In one window of Paenarthrobacter nicotinovorans DNA:
- the murG gene encoding undecaprenyldiphospho-muramoylpentapeptide beta-N-acetylglucosaminyltransferase translates to MTSDSHATKPLSVVLAGGGTAGHISPLLAIADAIREKRPEASILTVGTPSGMETRLIPAAGYELATIDRVPFPRRPSVDLLKLPGRLGGAVKQACRILENARADVLVGVGGYVCTPMYLAARKLGVPIVVHEANMKAGLANRVGARFSNHVAVAFAGTRLRGARHVGMPMRRAISTLDRGAAGPAAKAMLGLDADRPALIVTGGSSGALSINRAIAAALPAFGAAGVQTLHITGVGKAVKNDDGGLLAGEGYRQVEYVDGMENVYAAADVLLARAGAGTVSEVAAVGVPAVFVPLPIGNGEQALNAAPLVEAGGALLVADQDLDPQWLERELIPLLSDRERLNDMARKSEALGIRNADQRMADLVLEAVSA, encoded by the coding sequence ATGACTTCTGATTCCCACGCGACCAAGCCTTTGTCCGTCGTCCTTGCAGGCGGCGGAACTGCCGGGCACATCAGCCCTTTGCTCGCCATTGCTGATGCCATCAGGGAAAAGCGTCCGGAGGCGTCCATCCTGACTGTTGGCACGCCGTCGGGAATGGAAACCAGGCTCATCCCGGCGGCCGGTTACGAGCTCGCCACCATTGACCGTGTCCCGTTCCCCCGACGGCCTTCCGTTGATCTGCTCAAGCTTCCGGGCCGCCTGGGCGGGGCAGTCAAGCAAGCCTGCCGGATCCTGGAGAACGCACGGGCCGACGTCCTGGTGGGTGTGGGCGGCTACGTCTGCACCCCCATGTACCTTGCAGCACGGAAGCTCGGCGTCCCGATCGTGGTCCACGAAGCCAACATGAAGGCAGGGCTGGCCAACCGGGTCGGCGCCCGGTTCAGCAACCACGTCGCCGTGGCCTTTGCTGGTACACGCCTGAGGGGCGCCCGCCATGTAGGCATGCCGATGCGGCGTGCCATCTCCACTCTCGACCGGGGCGCAGCGGGTCCGGCCGCCAAAGCCATGCTCGGCCTCGATGCGGACCGGCCGGCCCTGATCGTGACCGGAGGCTCTTCCGGAGCGCTCAGCATCAACCGTGCCATCGCCGCAGCTTTGCCTGCCTTCGGGGCTGCAGGGGTCCAGACGCTCCACATCACAGGTGTCGGCAAAGCCGTCAAGAACGACGACGGCGGCCTGCTGGCCGGTGAAGGCTACCGGCAGGTTGAGTACGTGGACGGGATGGAGAACGTCTACGCTGCTGCTGACGTCCTGCTGGCCCGCGCGGGAGCCGGAACGGTCAGCGAAGTGGCAGCAGTCGGCGTGCCGGCGGTCTTTGTGCCGTTGCCGATCGGAAACGGGGAGCAGGCCCTGAACGCGGCTCCCTTGGTGGAAGCCGGCGGTGCGTTGTTGGTCGCGGACCAGGACCTTGACCCGCAGTGGCTGGAACGCGAGCTCATTCCCCTGCTCTCGGACCGCGAACGACTGAACGACATGGCCCGGAAATCCGAGGCCCTTGGTATTAGAAACGCCGATCAGCGCATGGCTGATCTCGTCCTGGAAGCGGTATCCGCATGA
- a CDS encoding DivIVA domain-containing protein, with amino-acid sequence MALTPEDVVNKRFQPTKFREGYDQDEVDDFLDEIVVELRRLNQENDELRKKLGEAGSAVPAATAAAPVVEKVPAPVKVDKEAEAKAEAEAKAAEAAKKKEAEQAAAAAKAPAASNSVTPSAESAAGLLAMAQQMHDKHVSDGAQQKEKIIAEAQIEASSLVNDAQEKSRKILGALEQQRSVLERKVEQLRGFERDYRSRLKAYIEGQLRDLDARGSVAAPEVGEATADV; translated from the coding sequence ATGGCTTTGACGCCAGAAGACGTTGTCAACAAGCGCTTTCAGCCGACCAAGTTCCGCGAAGGCTACGACCAGGACGAGGTCGATGACTTCCTGGACGAGATCGTGGTGGAACTGCGCCGCTTGAACCAGGAAAATGACGAGCTCCGCAAGAAGCTCGGCGAGGCTGGTTCGGCTGTGCCCGCTGCAACTGCTGCGGCTCCGGTCGTCGAGAAGGTTCCGGCTCCCGTCAAGGTCGACAAGGAAGCCGAGGCGAAGGCCGAGGCTGAAGCGAAGGCCGCCGAAGCTGCCAAGAAGAAGGAAGCTGAGCAGGCTGCCGCCGCTGCCAAGGCCCCGGCCGCCAGCAACAGCGTTACCCCCTCCGCTGAATCCGCTGCAGGCCTGCTCGCCATGGCGCAGCAGATGCACGACAAGCACGTCTCCGACGGTGCGCAGCAGAAGGAAAAGATCATTGCCGAGGCTCAGATCGAGGCTTCCAGCCTCGTGAACGATGCCCAGGAAAAGTCCCGCAAGATCCTTGGTGCTCTCGAGCAGCAGCGTTCCGTCCTGGAGCGCAAGGTTGAGCAGCTCCGTGGCTTCGAGCGTGACTACCGTTCACGCCTGAAGGCTTACATCGAAGGCCAGCTGCGCGATCTCGATGCCCGTGGTTCCGTTGCTGCCCCCGAGGTCGGCGAAGCAACCGCAGACGTTTAG
- the ftsZ gene encoding cell division protein FtsZ produces the protein MAAPQNYLAVIKVVGIGGGGVNAVNRMIEVGLRGVEFIAINTDAQALLMSDADVKLDVGRELTRGLGAGANPEVGKQAAEDHADEIEEVLRGADMVFVTAGEGGGTGTGGAPVVARIARSLGALTIGVVTRPFTFEGRRRAGSAEAGIDALRDEVDTLIVIPNDRLLSISDRNVSVLDAFRSADQVLLSGVQGITDLITTPGLINLDFADVKSVMQGAGSALMGIGSARGEDRAVKAAELAIASPLLEASIDGAHGVLLSIQGGSDLGLFEINEAARLVQEVAHPEANIIFGAVIDDALGDEARVTVIAAGFDDVKATSPSMDQSRPAQNPVPADRPAAPSSAPSNAAAPQHATAGIGAAGLSNWGQQRPAALPADSGFDVDLPAVVEPDLSGSRSDDLDVPDFLK, from the coding sequence GTGGCAGCACCGCAGAATTACCTGGCCGTCATCAAGGTCGTCGGCATCGGCGGCGGTGGCGTGAACGCAGTCAACCGCATGATCGAGGTCGGCCTTCGTGGAGTCGAGTTCATCGCCATCAATACTGACGCGCAGGCGCTGCTCATGAGCGACGCCGATGTCAAGCTTGACGTCGGCCGCGAGCTGACGCGCGGCCTTGGCGCCGGCGCAAACCCTGAGGTCGGCAAGCAGGCCGCCGAGGACCACGCTGATGAGATCGAAGAAGTTCTCCGCGGCGCTGACATGGTCTTCGTAACCGCCGGCGAGGGCGGTGGCACCGGAACCGGTGGCGCCCCCGTTGTTGCGCGCATCGCCCGCTCCCTGGGCGCGCTGACCATTGGTGTGGTCACCCGTCCGTTCACGTTCGAGGGCCGTCGCCGTGCAGGTTCTGCCGAGGCCGGAATCGACGCCCTCCGCGATGAAGTCGACACTTTGATCGTGATCCCCAACGATCGCCTCCTGTCCATCAGCGACCGCAATGTCTCTGTCCTTGACGCCTTCCGTTCCGCGGACCAGGTGCTCCTCTCAGGTGTCCAGGGCATCACGGACCTCATCACCACCCCCGGCCTCATCAACCTGGACTTCGCCGACGTCAAGTCGGTCATGCAGGGTGCCGGCTCGGCCCTGATGGGCATTGGCTCGGCCCGCGGCGAGGACCGCGCGGTCAAGGCAGCGGAACTTGCCATTGCCTCGCCGCTCCTGGAGGCTTCCATCGATGGTGCGCATGGTGTTCTGCTCTCCATCCAGGGTGGCTCGGACCTCGGCCTCTTCGAAATCAACGAGGCGGCCCGCCTTGTCCAGGAAGTTGCCCACCCTGAGGCCAACATCATCTTCGGTGCTGTTATCGACGACGCCCTTGGCGACGAAGCACGCGTGACTGTCATCGCTGCAGGCTTTGACGACGTCAAGGCCACTTCGCCCTCCATGGATCAGTCCCGTCCGGCCCAGAACCCCGTACCGGCCGACCGCCCTGCTGCGCCGTCCAGCGCGCCGTCGAACGCTGCGGCTCCGCAGCACGCAACGGCTGGCATCGGCGCCGCAGGCTTGAGCAACTGGGGCCAGCAGCGTCCTGCCGCGTTGCCCGCGGACTCAGGCTTCGACGTCGACCTCCCCGCAGTGGTGGAGCCCGATCTTTCGGGCAGCCGCTCGGACGATCTCGATGTTCCTGACTTCCTGAAGTAA
- the murC gene encoding UDP-N-acetylmuramate--L-alanine ligase, translating to MTTSIAPLETLGRVHFIGIGGVGMSAVARIMVARGVTVSGSDAKDLPVMQDLAAAGARIAVGYDAANLGDAQTIVAGSAIRADNPELVAARSAGLPVLHRSEGLAATMAGHRVVTVAGTHGKSTTTSMVAVLLKEAGLDPSFAIGANVPALGVNAAHGSSDIFVAEADESDGSFLNYQPLISVVTNVEADHLDHYGTPEAVFASFDAFAALLPADGVLLACADDPGALALAERTAAKESTRVLTYGTSPDADIRLHDGGPGEVSVGLGNDIHRLELQVPGRHNALNAAAAFAVALELGVAPAAAAAALGHFTGASRRFELKGQGRSVRVYDDYAHHPTEVRAALSAARSVAGGHKVHVLFQPHLFSRTREFAGEFASALGAADTALVLDIYPAREDPIPGVTSSLISDRLSNGRLVTGAEAVDAIAAVATEGDVVITVGAGDVTAYGPAIVEALGG from the coding sequence ATGACCACCAGCATCGCACCCCTTGAGACCCTCGGCCGGGTCCACTTCATTGGTATCGGCGGTGTCGGCATGTCCGCCGTTGCACGCATCATGGTTGCCCGTGGAGTTACCGTAAGCGGCAGCGACGCCAAGGATCTGCCAGTCATGCAGGATCTGGCTGCTGCCGGAGCACGCATCGCCGTCGGGTACGACGCGGCAAACCTGGGTGACGCCCAGACCATCGTCGCTGGATCAGCCATCCGGGCCGACAATCCTGAACTCGTGGCGGCACGAAGTGCCGGGCTGCCTGTCCTGCACCGCTCAGAAGGCCTGGCGGCCACCATGGCGGGACACCGGGTGGTCACGGTAGCCGGTACGCACGGGAAGTCCACCACAACGTCCATGGTTGCAGTCCTGCTCAAGGAGGCCGGCCTGGACCCGTCCTTCGCCATTGGGGCGAACGTTCCCGCGCTTGGGGTCAATGCAGCGCATGGCTCCTCGGATATTTTCGTGGCCGAGGCGGACGAATCAGACGGCTCATTCCTGAACTACCAGCCGCTCATCTCCGTCGTGACGAATGTCGAAGCGGACCATTTGGACCACTACGGCACACCCGAAGCTGTCTTTGCTTCCTTCGACGCGTTCGCAGCGCTGCTGCCCGCCGACGGCGTACTGCTGGCGTGCGCGGACGACCCCGGAGCGCTGGCACTCGCCGAACGAACAGCGGCCAAGGAAAGCACCCGGGTCTTGACGTACGGAACGTCACCCGACGCCGACATCAGGCTCCACGATGGTGGACCCGGAGAGGTGTCGGTGGGTCTTGGCAACGACATTCACCGCCTCGAACTCCAGGTACCCGGACGCCACAACGCGCTCAACGCAGCGGCTGCCTTCGCCGTCGCGCTTGAACTGGGGGTGGCCCCGGCGGCTGCCGCGGCAGCGCTGGGACACTTCACTGGAGCCTCGCGCCGGTTCGAGCTGAAGGGGCAGGGGAGGAGCGTGCGGGTCTACGACGACTACGCACACCACCCCACGGAAGTCCGTGCCGCCCTGTCTGCTGCCCGTTCGGTAGCCGGCGGCCACAAAGTCCACGTTCTCTTCCAGCCGCACCTCTTCTCGCGCACGCGGGAATTCGCCGGGGAGTTTGCCTCGGCACTCGGGGCGGCAGATACAGCGCTGGTCCTGGATATTTATCCGGCGCGCGAGGACCCGATTCCCGGCGTGACCAGTTCGCTGATCTCCGACCGGCTGTCGAATGGGCGCCTGGTGACCGGGGCCGAGGCCGTGGACGCCATTGCGGCGGTTGCAACGGAGGGCGACGTGGTGATCACGGTGGGGGCCGGGGACGTTACAGCCTATGGTCCCGCCATTGTGGAGGCGTTGGGTGGCTAG
- a CDS encoding YggT family protein, with protein sequence MGIVFGLIHIVLFLFFITLIIRLVFEWVQMFARQWRPRGVALVTAHVVYSVTDPPLGRLRRLIPPLQLGGISLDLGFLILIIAVSIAMAVTFSLA encoded by the coding sequence GTGGGCATTGTTTTCGGCCTTATCCATATTGTGTTGTTTCTGTTCTTCATCACGCTGATCATCCGCCTGGTCTTTGAATGGGTGCAGATGTTTGCGCGCCAGTGGCGCCCCAGGGGTGTGGCATTGGTTACAGCACATGTGGTCTACTCCGTCACGGATCCTCCCCTGGGAAGGCTTCGTCGACTGATACCGCCATTGCAGCTGGGTGGAATATCCCTGGATTTGGGCTTCCTGATCCTGATCATTGCCGTGAGCATCGCCATGGCAGTGACCTTCAGTCTGGCCTGA
- a CDS encoding polyphenol oxidase family protein: MFLWRDEVRPGVSVAFTDTGAGNLALHVGDNPGDVQLRRTGLEQSAGLGSKRFQFMDQVHGNHVEFIASHGSGPTADAMVSAAVLPNGAPQPLAVMVADCVPVVLVGIDSGDRPVIAVAHAGRPGVAAGIVSSTVAEMRHRGALDIQAWVGPSICGNCYEVPEQLRSEVAEKVPATWSSTSWGTPSLDLPAGVRAQLDAAGVAVEYLGECTLESDSLFSYRRDSRTGRFAGLVWTHD, translated from the coding sequence GTGTTTTTGTGGCGCGATGAGGTCCGGCCCGGCGTCTCCGTAGCATTCACTGATACGGGCGCCGGGAACCTGGCCCTCCACGTGGGGGACAATCCCGGCGACGTGCAGCTCCGCCGTACCGGGCTGGAGCAGTCGGCAGGGTTGGGCTCCAAGCGATTCCAATTCATGGACCAAGTGCATGGAAACCATGTGGAGTTCATTGCTTCGCACGGTTCCGGGCCCACCGCCGATGCCATGGTGTCTGCGGCCGTACTGCCCAACGGTGCGCCCCAACCGTTGGCAGTCATGGTCGCCGATTGCGTACCGGTGGTTCTGGTAGGGATCGACTCCGGAGATCGCCCCGTTATCGCCGTGGCCCACGCCGGTCGCCCGGGTGTTGCCGCCGGAATCGTTTCTTCCACGGTGGCCGAAATGCGGCACCGGGGTGCGCTGGATATCCAGGCATGGGTGGGTCCCTCAATTTGTGGAAACTGCTATGAGGTCCCGGAGCAGTTGCGGTCCGAGGTCGCGGAAAAGGTTCCTGCGACGTGGTCTTCCACATCGTGGGGAACTCCTTCCCTGGACCTGCCTGCGGGTGTCCGGGCCCAATTGGACGCTGCCGGCGTTGCCGTGGAGTACCTGGGGGAGTGCACGTTGGAGAGCGACTCGCTGTTTTCATACCGGCGGGACTCCCGTACCGGTCGATTCGCAGGATTGGTGTGGACGCATGACTAG
- the ftsW gene encoding putative lipid II flippase FtsW, with product MVSTPTRTRGKEPRDGKNKATPPAARQPKGLRRHWRSFWESLEGKSKAPNSSTYYLILGCALALTAIGIMMVLSASSVEAISEGKSPYADALKQAVFGVVGLVAMYVISRTNVNWMKKLSWWALGAVVVLLALVQVMGNSVNGNKNWIDIGGVTLQPSEMSKLVLCVWIAAVLARKQKLLNRWMHVIIPVVPGAGLVIGLVMLGNDLGTVIVIAAIAAAGLYFAGVPGRMLGIAGAVGIVGAVLATVSSSNRICRITSWLGTASATCTEQFDFDFQSTNGMYGLAQGSWTGLGLGQSRQKYNWLPEAHNDFIFAIIGEELGLVGTIVVLVLFAILGIAIFRVVVRQTDPFQRTLAGGIMVWLLGQASMNMAVVTQLLPVVGVPLPFISYGGSALIMSLCGVGVVLSLARGQLPPQQRPRFLPRRSPKPARKRT from the coding sequence ATGGTCAGCACGCCCACCCGCACCCGCGGCAAAGAGCCACGGGACGGGAAGAACAAGGCCACGCCCCCGGCCGCCAGGCAGCCCAAAGGGTTACGCCGGCACTGGCGCAGCTTCTGGGAGAGCCTAGAGGGCAAAAGCAAGGCGCCCAACAGCTCCACTTATTACCTCATTCTCGGTTGTGCCCTGGCGTTGACGGCCATTGGCATCATGATGGTGTTGTCCGCTTCCAGCGTCGAAGCCATCTCGGAGGGAAAGTCCCCCTACGCGGATGCGTTGAAGCAGGCCGTGTTCGGCGTCGTCGGCCTGGTCGCCATGTACGTCATTTCACGAACCAACGTGAACTGGATGAAGAAACTTTCCTGGTGGGCTCTTGGCGCCGTCGTGGTCCTCCTGGCCTTGGTCCAGGTCATGGGCAACAGCGTCAACGGAAACAAGAACTGGATCGACATCGGCGGTGTCACACTCCAGCCTTCGGAGATGTCCAAGCTGGTCCTTTGTGTCTGGATTGCCGCCGTGCTTGCCCGGAAACAAAAGCTCCTTAACCGGTGGATGCACGTGATCATCCCGGTTGTGCCGGGTGCCGGACTGGTCATCGGTTTGGTGATGCTCGGTAATGACCTCGGAACAGTCATTGTCATTGCAGCCATCGCCGCCGCAGGGCTCTACTTCGCCGGCGTTCCGGGGCGCATGCTCGGCATCGCCGGCGCCGTGGGTATCGTCGGGGCTGTGCTGGCCACCGTCAGCAGCTCCAACCGGATCTGCCGCATCACGTCATGGCTCGGAACGGCGTCCGCGACGTGCACCGAACAGTTCGACTTCGATTTCCAGTCAACGAACGGCATGTACGGCCTGGCCCAGGGTAGCTGGACAGGTCTGGGCCTTGGCCAGAGCCGGCAGAAGTACAACTGGCTTCCGGAAGCCCACAACGACTTCATCTTCGCCATCATCGGTGAGGAGCTCGGCCTTGTGGGAACCATTGTGGTCCTGGTGCTGTTTGCCATCCTGGGCATTGCGATTTTCCGGGTCGTGGTCCGCCAGACGGACCCGTTCCAGCGGACCCTTGCCGGCGGCATCATGGTGTGGCTCCTGGGCCAGGCGAGCATGAACATGGCGGTGGTAACGCAGTTGCTGCCGGTGGTGGGAGTGCCTTTGCCGTTCATCTCATATGGCGGTTCGGCGCTGATCATGTCCCTGTGCGGTGTGGGCGTAGTGTTGTCCTTGGCCCGCGGCCAGCTGCCACCCCAGCAACGTCCACGATTCCTGCCGCGCCGCTCACCCAAACCCGCACGAAAGCGTACCTAG
- a CDS encoding FtsQ-type POTRA domain-containing protein, giving the protein MASTRKPTFKPAARQPEPAAGRSAKPGGHDSGAIISAQRDLEPDVKPADKAGRKLPGKTADKAPGKPAGKSGGKAGATATKSAASSGDNIIAFPEPKRRRQRRIVWWTVSVVTAFIAVLIAGAIFSPVLAVRTITVDGTTLLTPDAVQKALSGLEGKPLPQVTEQDINELLKPLVQVRSATMEARPPSGLLVHINERVPVALLKQGDSYIMVDVDGVQLGATQDPSAVALPLIDAGAGSTNTELFKAIAAVLDTLPADVRARMSTASAASVDAVELKLVDGKTVVWGNAEDRELKAKALEALLKMPADPKVPVSVYDVSVPRHPFTK; this is encoded by the coding sequence GTGGCTAGCACCCGGAAGCCCACGTTCAAGCCGGCTGCCCGCCAACCGGAACCTGCGGCGGGCCGTTCGGCCAAGCCCGGGGGCCATGACTCCGGCGCCATCATCAGTGCGCAACGGGATCTTGAACCTGACGTGAAACCGGCAGATAAAGCCGGCCGCAAGTTGCCTGGGAAGACTGCTGACAAAGCCCCCGGAAAACCTGCCGGGAAGTCCGGCGGGAAGGCAGGCGCGACAGCAACCAAGTCTGCTGCGTCGTCCGGGGACAACATCATTGCGTTCCCCGAACCCAAGCGCAGGCGCCAACGCCGCATCGTGTGGTGGACGGTTTCCGTGGTGACCGCATTTATTGCCGTGCTTATTGCCGGGGCAATCTTCTCGCCGGTATTGGCAGTACGGACCATCACGGTTGACGGCACCACCCTGCTGACGCCCGACGCCGTGCAGAAGGCGTTGTCCGGCCTCGAGGGCAAGCCGCTGCCGCAGGTCACTGAGCAGGACATCAATGAGCTCCTCAAACCCCTGGTCCAAGTCCGATCGGCAACGATGGAGGCCCGGCCGCCGTCGGGGCTGTTGGTGCACATCAATGAGCGTGTTCCGGTGGCGCTGTTGAAGCAGGGCGATTCCTACATCATGGTTGACGTTGATGGGGTCCAGTTGGGTGCGACGCAGGATCCCTCTGCCGTGGCACTGCCGTTGATCGATGCTGGTGCCGGATCGACCAATACGGAATTGTTCAAGGCGATCGCCGCGGTCCTGGATACCTTGCCTGCGGATGTCCGGGCCCGGATGTCGACGGCGTCTGCGGCTTCGGTCGACGCCGTGGAACTCAAACTCGTGGACGGAAAGACTGTAGTGTGGGGCAATGCCGAGGACAGGGAGCTGAAGGCGAAGGCACTTGAGGCACTGCTCAAGATGCCTGCCGATCCCAAGGTTCCCGTCAGCGTCTATGACGTCAGTGTTCCCCGGCATCCATTCACCAAATAG
- a CDS encoding cell division protein SepF has product MAGALRKTMIYLGLADGDEHYESEQSVAAHHDEERPQTQDREERRAPAPVREVVREMPPVEVEEEYRAPVTPIKRAASSREDASGLRQITTVHPRSYNDAKVIGESFRDGIPVIMNVTDMGEADAKRLVDFSAGLVFGLHGSIERVTNKVFLLSPSYVEVIGDDKKASETQASFFNQS; this is encoded by the coding sequence ATGGCTGGCGCTCTGCGCAAGACAATGATCTATCTTGGGCTCGCCGACGGCGATGAACACTACGAATCTGAGCAGTCCGTCGCCGCGCACCACGACGAAGAACGCCCCCAGACACAGGATCGGGAAGAGCGACGCGCGCCCGCTCCCGTCCGGGAAGTTGTCCGTGAAATGCCCCCTGTTGAGGTCGAAGAGGAATACCGCGCACCCGTGACACCAATTAAGCGTGCGGCGTCCAGCCGCGAAGATGCCTCTGGCTTGAGGCAGATCACCACCGTTCACCCCCGCTCCTACAACGATGCCAAGGTCATCGGTGAAAGTTTCAGGGATGGCATTCCGGTCATCATGAACGTCACCGACATGGGTGAAGCGGACGCCAAGCGCCTGGTGGACTTCTCCGCCGGCCTGGTCTTCGGCCTGCACGGCAGTATCGAGCGGGTTACCAACAAGGTCTTCCTGTTGTCGCCGTCGTACGTTGAAGTCATCGGAGATGACAAGAAGGCCAGCGAAACGCAGGCCAGCTTCTTCAACCAGAGCTGA
- a CDS encoding YggS family pyridoxal phosphate-dependent enzyme produces MTSPGNGDAPRHGDARSAELAERLDAVSHRIKAATVAAARSDTPRLIVVTKFHPADDVRRLAALGIADVGENRDQEAAAKAAGLTELDIRWHFIGQLQSNKAKSVAKYASSVQSIDRPQLVDALAKAVAREQDATGRADLDCFIQVSLENDAGTHRGGAAPAMVGDLAARIESAAGLRLCGLMAVAPLGADPEEAFANLAGISAALRADHPSATAISAGMSQDLEAAVKFGATHLRIGSDILGSRPAVG; encoded by the coding sequence ATGACTAGCCCAGGCAACGGCGACGCCCCCCGGCACGGTGACGCGCGTTCTGCGGAACTTGCGGAGCGTCTCGATGCTGTAAGTCACCGGATCAAGGCCGCTACTGTTGCCGCCGCCCGCTCCGACACTCCCCGGCTGATCGTCGTGACCAAGTTCCATCCCGCGGACGATGTCCGCAGGTTGGCCGCCCTCGGGATCGCCGATGTTGGCGAAAACCGCGATCAGGAGGCCGCCGCAAAGGCTGCCGGGCTTACTGAACTGGACATCCGCTGGCATTTCATCGGCCAGCTTCAAAGCAACAAGGCCAAATCCGTGGCCAAATATGCGTCTTCGGTCCAATCGATCGACAGGCCCCAACTGGTTGATGCCCTGGCAAAGGCTGTCGCCCGTGAGCAGGACGCCACGGGCAGGGCAGACCTTGATTGCTTCATCCAGGTCAGCTTGGAGAACGACGCCGGTACCCACCGGGGCGGTGCCGCTCCGGCAATGGTCGGGGACCTCGCCGCCCGGATCGAGTCGGCGGCCGGCCTGCGTTTGTGCGGGCTCATGGCGGTCGCGCCACTCGGCGCGGACCCCGAAGAAGCGTTCGCGAACCTGGCCGGCATTTCTGCCGCACTGCGTGCCGACCATCCGTCCGCGACGGCGATTTCCGCCGGCATGAGCCAGGACCTGGAGGCCGCTGTGAAGTTCGGGGCGACACACCTGAGAATTGGCTCCGATATTCTCGGTTCACGTCCGGCCGTGGGGTAG
- the murD gene encoding UDP-N-acetylmuramoyl-L-alanine--D-glutamate ligase: protein MGGAAVNEAPGTMSSSSDRLKELTSWDSNWSGLRVVVTGIGLSGFSAADTLIELGAKVLVVDAATTDKAKAQADTLKIVGAVDVLLGEDAVSTLPLIEDSLPDLVVTSPGWRPDQALLAAAKRKHIAVWGDVELAWRLRVREGRKTTDWLTITGTNGKTTTVGMTESMLQAAGLKAIAVGNVGTPILDALRDPVDYDVFAVELSSFQLHWSHSLSPVASVCLNVAEDHVDWHGSYASYLADKAKVYENTQKAAIYNAEQIETERMVENADVVEGCRAIGFTTNTPAISMLGVVDGLLVDRAFIAERKDSAAELAAMTDLGPVAPRHMVANALAAAALVRAYGVEPSAVKQGLVNYLPGAHRIQLVAKHNDILWINDSKATNPHAASAALSAFQNVVWIAGGLSKGVNYDELVKEHARRLKTVVLIGTDTASLEASLQRHAPDVPVIAQAKGDTESVQTAAGNAASPIFGETIMAQAVASAAGVATSGDTVLMAPAAASMDQFSSYAHRGDAFVQAVRELVEGQAQTTEE from the coding sequence ATGGGTGGTGCTGCTGTGAACGAGGCCCCTGGAACCATGTCCTCTTCATCCGACCGGCTCAAGGAGCTGACCAGCTGGGATTCCAACTGGAGCGGGCTGCGGGTCGTGGTGACGGGTATCGGCCTGTCCGGTTTTTCCGCTGCCGACACCCTGATTGAGCTCGGAGCCAAGGTACTAGTGGTGGACGCCGCAACCACCGACAAAGCCAAAGCTCAGGCAGACACCCTGAAAATCGTCGGCGCCGTTGACGTCCTGCTGGGGGAGGACGCTGTCAGCACCCTCCCGCTGATTGAGGACAGCCTGCCCGACCTCGTGGTAACTTCTCCCGGCTGGCGTCCGGATCAAGCCCTGCTGGCGGCGGCCAAGCGCAAGCACATCGCCGTATGGGGCGACGTCGAATTGGCGTGGCGACTCCGGGTCCGTGAAGGGCGCAAGACCACCGACTGGCTGACCATCACCGGCACCAACGGCAAAACCACCACGGTGGGGATGACCGAGTCAATGCTGCAGGCTGCCGGCTTGAAGGCCATCGCGGTCGGCAATGTTGGAACGCCGATCCTGGACGCCCTGCGGGACCCGGTGGACTATGACGTCTTTGCTGTGGAACTGTCCAGCTTCCAGTTGCATTGGAGTCACTCGCTCTCGCCCGTGGCAAGTGTGTGCCTCAATGTCGCGGAGGACCATGTGGACTGGCACGGTTCCTATGCGTCCTACCTCGCGGACAAGGCCAAGGTGTACGAGAACACCCAAAAGGCAGCGATCTACAACGCCGAGCAAATCGAAACCGAGCGCATGGTCGAGAATGCGGACGTTGTGGAGGGTTGCCGGGCCATCGGTTTTACCACCAACACTCCTGCCATCAGCATGCTGGGCGTCGTGGACGGTCTGCTGGTGGACCGCGCTTTCATCGCCGAACGCAAGGATTCGGCAGCGGAACTGGCCGCGATGACAGATCTTGGCCCGGTGGCCCCGCGCCACATGGTGGCCAACGCGCTGGCCGCCGCGGCACTGGTCCGGGCCTACGGTGTGGAACCCTCGGCTGTGAAGCAGGGACTGGTCAACTACCTCCCCGGCGCGCATCGGATCCAACTGGTAGCCAAGCACAACGACATCCTGTGGATCAACGACTCGAAGGCGACGAATCCGCATGCGGCATCGGCGGCACTCTCGGCCTTCCAGAACGTGGTGTGGATTGCCGGCGGCCTGTCCAAGGGCGTCAACTACGACGAGCTGGTCAAGGAACATGCACGGCGGCTCAAGACCGTGGTGCTCATCGGAACCGACACCGCCTCGCTGGAGGCCTCCCTCCAGCGACACGCGCCGGATGTCCCGGTGATAGCCCAGGCCAAGGGTGACACTGAGAGTGTGCAGACCGCAGCCGGTAACGCCGCTTCGCCAATTTTCGGCGAGACCATCATGGCCCAGGCCGTGGCGTCCGCAGCCGGAGTGGCAACCTCGGGCGATACCGTCCTCATGGCACCAGCGGCTGCATCCATGGATCAGTTCTCTTCCTACGCTCACCGTGGCGACGCATTCGTCCAGGCAGTTCGCGAGCTTGTGGAAGGGCAGGCACAGACCACCGAGGAGTAA